The DNA window TAGTTACATCAACAATCTCAAGCCCGTTAGAATGGTCTGCTATAAAAGCATATCCGTTCGAAAAATCAACACTGTTCCCATAACCCGGGGTGTGGTAGTCTGAAACGAAAGCAGGATTTTCCGGAGTGTTTATATCAAGGATAGTAAGACCCATATTCCCTGTATCGGAAATGTACGCATAATTACCATCTATGTCTATTCCAACTGCCCCTGATCTTGGATAAAAACCAATTGAATCGGGAAGAGCGGGATCGATGATGTTGAAGACCTTCATACCGCTTCCGTCAACTACATAGAGAAGGGTATCACATAGAAATAGTGTGTGTGCTCTCTGCAAAGGATATGTCGATATCAGTTCCATACTGTTAATGTCAACAATCCTGAGTCCGTCTTTATCGCCAACATATGCGTAGTTGCCTTCAACTAAGATGTCATTTGTACCTGTTATTCCTTTGTATCCACAGGGGATGTATAGTTCTGAAATGACTGAAGGATTTGAGATGTCGGAAATATCAATATGACAAAGACCATTATTGAATGAAGCCCAGATATCCGTGCCTTCTGAAAATGCATCGGTAACTTGAGACCACATACAACTTCCTGCATATTCAATATTTTGTTCTTTAGCAACCTGATTAATAGCTATCTCATCAATAATCCAATTGTAAGGCAGAGAATTATTGCAATCAGATCTTGTTTGTGGAATATCCAACGATGCAGATGCAAGTGATGTGGGAAAAATAATTGTAAGTAATGAAAATACGAATACTTCTGCTATTTTCTTCCCCTGTAATGCTTTTTTATTGATCATAATTTCTACTCCAATGATTACTATCAGGAAAGTGTATTACCTGTCATCTACACCGTTGTCCCGAATATTCAAGATATCTGTTATACAATTGGATATTTTGGCTGAATTTGCAATACCTCCTGGAATCCTGCTCCGTCAATACAATCGAAGGTTGATCTTTACCTTTTACTTCTTTCTTGAAACACATTCCCTTTGGGATTGTCGCCTGATCTCTTTCTTAATAAACGAAATGGGAAAAGGTTTCCCGTGCGCGGGATAAACCATTTTGGCTCCTTTTTCGATAAGCTCTTCCCAACTCCTTATAACGGCGCTCATATCCTCAGCAAAGATGGGCAGACCCGGTGATAATCGCAGAGGAAACATGTTCATAGCCAGGTCACCGACCAGGGCATCACCTGAATGAAGCAGTACGCTGAGAGAACCAGGGGTATGACCTGGCGTCCAGATGACACTGCCCGAAATTCCGTATTCCTCAAGGGAAATACCTTCGTTTCCTATCAGAAGATCAACAACTGTTGCGTTCACTTCAGATACTGGCATAATGTATTTGCGAAGTGACATGAAAATCCTGCCCCATCGGGTAACTCCCGGAGGTGAAGGCATGGTAGGATTCTCCAGCCACTTCGATTCATAACTGTGCATCG is part of the Candidatus Aegiribacteria sp. genome and encodes:
- a CDS encoding MBL fold metallo-hydrolase → MKIDIIPISLGFSRSYVLRGDSVIAVDCGCSGKGEKFLKGLKAAGIDPGDIGLVVITHGHSDHVGSAYDIKSATGAKLAMHSYESKWLENPTMPSPPGVTRWGRIFMSLRKYIMPVSEVNATVVDLLIGNEGISLEEYGISGSVIWTPGHTPGSLSVLLHSGDALVGDLAMNMFPLRLSPGLPIFAEDMSAVIRSWEELIEKGAKMVYPAHGKPFPISFIKKEIRRQSQRECVSRKK